One segment of Castanea sativa cultivar Marrone di Chiusa Pesio chromosome 3, ASM4071231v1 DNA contains the following:
- the LOC142629107 gene encoding uncharacterized protein LOC142629107 has translation MDAMSRALHQAARSPFSRNIEGAPMPSKFTRPSFNSYTGKMDPMEHVSHYIQMMFLHAHNNALMCKVFPSSLGPTTLRWFNGLKKGSVRSFSELIQEFGAQFMTYSRFPQLVDALLSMKMGAGETLHNYANQYWELYNQIGRGNEKIAASTFQMGLPEDSGLRESLTLRPPEDMRQLMKRNEEYKRLEDNRLDKGHTTEQCRVLKDHLEQLVKAGHLKEFLVETGNQEAGQEDRLCRNPLPPLLEVIEVIHAMPRGIRALATKGVLAVMLAEDSTSEQSSGKRQRYTRQPIAFDDDDLEGTTQPHHDALIVTARIRGFIVKRIMVDQGSDADVMYLDLYKGLGLKKEDLSRYDMPLMGFDRHMVTPERQISLPINMGGKKVVVTFIVVASFSPYTTILGRLWIHDMGAIPSTLHVKVKFQTEEGIIVIRGDQRVARRCLVAAANK, from the exons ATGGATGCTATGAGCAGAGCGTTACACCAAGCTGCCCGGTCCCCATTCTCAAGAAACATTGAGGGCGCGCCCATGCCGAGCAAATTCACGAGGCCTTCGTTCAACTCCTACACTGGAAAGATGGACCCAATGGAACATGTAAGTCACTATATTCAAATGATGTTTTTACATGCCCATAACAACGctttgatgtgtaaggttttcccctcAAGCCTCGGCCCCACTACTTTAAGATGGTTCAACGGATTGAAGAAAGGTTCGGTCCGTAGTTTCTCAGAACTGATTCAGGAGTTCGGGGCTCAGTTCATGACTTACAGCCGGTTCCCGCAGCTTGTGGACGCATTACTATCAATGAAAATGGGGGCTGGAGAAACCCTTCACAACTACGCCAATCAATACTGGGAGTTGTACAACCAGATTGGCAGGGGCAACGAAAAGATCGCGGCAAGCACCTTTCAGATGGGGTTACCCGAAGATTCTGGGTTGAGGGAATCATTGACCCTGAGGCCTCCCGAAGATATGAGGCAGTTGATGAAGCGTAACGAGGAGTATAAGCGCTTAGAAGACAACCGGCT AGACAAAGGGCACACTACCGAGCAGTGCAGAGTATTGAAAGACCACTTGGAACAATTGGTGAAGGCGGGACATTTGAAAGAATTTCTGGTGGAAACGGGTAATCAGGAAGCAGGGCAAGAAGACCGGCTGTGTCGCAACCCTCTCCCACCCCTTTTAGAAGTAATAGAGGTCATCCATGCAATGCCGAGGGGCATTAGAGCACTCGCGACGAAGGGGGTGCTGGCCGTGATGTTGGCGGAGGACAGCACGAGTGAACAGTCCTCAGGTAAAAGGCAGAGGTACACTAGACAACCCATAGCGTTCGACGACGACGACCTGGAGGGCACCACTCAACCGCACCATGACGCTTTAATAGTCACGGCTCGCATAAGGGGTTTCATAGTCAAGAGAATAATGGTGGATCAGGGAAGTGACGCAGACGTGATGTACCTAGATCTCTACAAGGGGCTCGGCCTGAAAAAAGAAGATCTGTCCAGGTATGACATGCCATTGATGGGGTTTGATAGGCATATGGTGACTCCGGAAAGGCAAATTTCTCTCCCGATCAATATGGGAGGGAAGAAGGTGGTGGTGACGTTCATTGTGGTCGCCTCTTTCTCGCCATACACCACGATACTCGGAAGGCTGTGGATCCATGACATGGGGGCTATACCATCCACCTTGCACGTAAAAGTTAAGTTCCAAACTGAAGAAGGGATTATAGTGATAAGAGGGGATCAGCGAGTGGCCAGGCGGTGTTTGGTAGCCGCGGCCAACAAATAA